The Saccharothrix variisporea genome has a segment encoding these proteins:
- a CDS encoding LamB/YcsF family protein, with protein sequence MIDLNSDLGEGFGIWTLGDDAALLDVVTSANVACGFHAGDPSTMRRVCAEAAARGVAVGAQVSYRDLAGFGRRFIDADPGELADEVLYQIGALEACARAAGTRVSYVKPHGALYNATVDHDAQAAAVVAGVKAFGDLPVLGLPGSRLLHHAEQAGLRPVREAFADRAYTAEGTLVSRKAPGAVLTSTDAVLQQVLRLAEKGEIVAATGEVVAVEVDSLCLHGDTPGAVEHARAVRKALTGSGVEVARFVVE encoded by the coding sequence GTGATCGACCTCAACTCTGACCTCGGCGAGGGCTTCGGCATCTGGACCCTCGGCGACGACGCCGCCCTGCTCGACGTCGTGACCAGCGCGAACGTGGCCTGCGGGTTCCACGCGGGCGACCCGTCCACGATGCGCCGGGTGTGCGCGGAGGCCGCCGCGCGCGGGGTCGCCGTGGGCGCGCAGGTGTCGTACCGGGACCTGGCCGGGTTCGGGCGGCGGTTCATCGACGCGGACCCGGGTGAGCTGGCCGACGAGGTGCTGTACCAGATCGGTGCTTTGGAGGCGTGCGCACGCGCGGCCGGCACGCGTGTGTCGTACGTCAAGCCGCACGGCGCCCTCTACAACGCGACCGTGGACCACGACGCCCAGGCTGCCGCCGTGGTCGCCGGTGTGAAGGCGTTCGGCGACCTGCCGGTGCTCGGGCTGCCCGGTTCGCGTCTTCTTCATCACGCCGAGCAAGCGGGACTGCGGCCCGTGCGGGAGGCCTTCGCGGACCGCGCCTACACCGCCGAGGGCACCCTGGTGTCGCGCAAGGCGCCCGGAGCCGTGCTGACCAGCACCGACGCCGTGCTCCAGCAGGTGCTGCGCCTTGCCGAAAAGGGTGAAATCGTCGCCGCAACGGGTGAAGTCGTGGCCGTCGAAGTGGACTCCCTGTGCCTGCACGGGGACACCCCAGGGGCCGTCGAACACGCCCGCGCGGTGCGGAAAGCGTTGAC